One part of the Lotus japonicus ecotype B-129 chromosome 2, LjGifu_v1.2 genome encodes these proteins:
- the LOC130739934 gene encoding probable galacturonosyltransferase-like 9 has protein sequence MLPLRWSAVVLFLIVCCACPLLCICIRYFPTTISAADGLFEYSEAPEYRNGAGCPVSGNRDSVVLSCDPSLVHIAMTLDSGYLRGSIAAVHSVLRHSSCPENVFFHFVAAEFDPASPRVLTRLVRSTFPSLNFKVYIFREDTVINLISSSVRQALENPLNYARNYLGDMLDPCVDRVIYLDSDLVVVDDVSKLWNVTLAESRVIGAPEYCHANFTKYFTDEFWVDPVLSRVFSSRRPCYFNTGVMVMDLVRWREGNYRKRIENWMELQRKKRIYELGSLPPFLLVFAGNVEAIDHRWNQHGLGGDNLNGVCRSLHPGPVSLLHWSGKGKPWVRLDNKQPCPLDRLWEPYDLYKPHQFHNKMHQSWSFSSSMLVGYAHDLL, from the coding sequence ATGCTTCCTCTCCGCTGGAGCGCCGTCGTTCTCTTCCTCATTGTCTGCTGTGCCTGCCCCCTCCTCTGCATCTGCATCCGCTACTTCCCCACCACCATCAGCGCCGCCGATGGCCTTTTCGAATACTCAGAGGCGCCGGAGTATCGCAACGGAGCAGGTTGCCCTGTTTCCGGAAACAGAGACTCTGTAGTCTTGTCCTGCGACCCTTCTCTTGTCCACATCGCCATGACCCTCGACTCCGGCTACCTCCGCGGCTCCATAGCCGCAGTCCACTCCGTCCTCCGCCACTCTTCCTGCCCGGAAAACGTCTTCTTCCACTTCGTCGCCGCCGAGTTCGACCCTGCTAGTCCCCGAGTCTTGACCCGGTTGGTCAGGTCCACTTTCCCTTCTTTGAACTTCAAGGTTTACATCTTCCGGGAAGACACGGTGATCAAcctcatctcctcctccgtgCGGCAAGCTTTGGAGAATCCCTTGAACTACGCCCGGAACTACCTCGGCGACATGCTGGATCCCTGCGTGGACCGTGTTATCTACCTTGACTCCGACCTGGTCGTCGTCGACGATGTCAGCAAGCTCTGGAACGTGACGCTCGCCGAGTCAAGAGTCATCGGAGCGCCGGAGTATTGCCATGCGAACTTCACGAAGTACTTCACCGACGAGTTCTGGGTGGACCCTGTTTTGTCGCGTGTGTTCAGCTCGAGAAGGCCGTGTTACTTCAACACGGGTGTGATGGTGATGGATTTGGTGAGGTGGAGAGAAGGGAACTACAGGAAGAGGATTGAGAACTGGATGGAGttgcagaggaagaagaggatctATGAACTGGGTTCTTTGCCTCCTTTTTTGCTGGTTTTTGCTGGGAATGTTGAGGCTATTGATCATAGGTGGAACCAGCATGGTCTTGGTGGGGATAATTTGAATGGGGTTTGTAGGTCTCTGCATCCTGGTCCTGTTAGCTTGTTGCATTGGAGTGGGAAAGGGAAGCCATGGGTGAGGCTTGATAACAAGCAACCTTGTCCGTTGGATCGGTTATGGGAGCCTTATGATCTGTACAAGCCACACCAGTTTCATAACAAGATGCATCAATCTTGGAGCTTCTCTTCTTCCATGTTGGTTGGATATGCTCATGATTTgctatga